One window of the Carassius auratus strain Wakin chromosome 20, ASM336829v1, whole genome shotgun sequence genome contains the following:
- the LOC113121143 gene encoding myocilin-like, with protein sequence MYFLAMLWASCLLMGTHAQGSASFRRANAGSGRCQYTFMVDSPTEASCPSAGSSPEVEALKSRLGLLEALVARLAGGEAMSESSHGSGSQSGLQDAYNQAMGENARLQREKQRLDRQVQDLQQRMEELRQEAERLRSRPCMQQPPPRVPQNDNSFRPGSGPAVSQLVSRPGTTQGDKSSLRDPAWHYENPGYQEVTAVITEVSAPNQEGPADIPGCGDLVWVKEPEVHRKADSIAGKYGVWMQDPEAKEPYGAEMVWRIDSVGSEVRQLFGYENMDQLSRGFPTKVLLLPESMESTGATMYRGSLYYQRRLSRTLLRYDLLSESIAARRDLPHAGFHGQFPYSWGGYTDIDLAIDENGLWAIYSTNKAKGAIVISQLDPHNLEVKGTWETKIRKTSVANAFMICGKLYTVASYTSPNTTINYMYDTATSQGKTISVPFKNRYRYNSMVDYNPTQRKLYAWDNFYMVSYNVRLGKQE encoded by the exons ATGTATTTCTTGGCTATGTTGTGGGCTTCCTGCCTACTGATGGGCACCCATGCTCAGGGCAGCGCAAGTTTTCGCCGGGCGAATGCTGGTAGTGGACGTTGCCAATACACCTTCATGGTGGACAGCCCTACAGAGGCCAGTTGTCCATCAGCAGGTTCAAGTCCCGAGGTAGAGGCACTGAAATCTCGCCTGGGGCTGTTAGAGGCACTGGTCGCCCGCCTCGCAGGAGGGGAAGCCATGTCAGAGTCGTCACATGGCTCCGGATCTCAGTCAGGTCTCCAGGACGCATACAACCAGGCGATGGGGGAGAACGCCCGGCTCCAGAGAGAGAAGCAGAGACTGGACAGACAGGTTCAGGACCTGCAGCAGAGGATGGAAGAGCTCCGCCAGGAGGCTGAGAGGTTGAGGAGCAGACCATGCATGCAGCAGCCTCCTCCAAGAGTGCCCCAAAATGACAACAGCTTCAGACCAGGATCAG GACCTGCAGTCTCCCAACTGGTATCAAggcctgggaccacacaaggagaCAAAAGCAGTTTAAGAG ATCCTGCATGGCATTACGAGAATCCTGGATACCAGGAGGTGACGGCTGTGATCACTGAGGTTTCTGCCCCAAATCAGGAAGGTCCAGCAGACATCCCAG GCTGTGGTGATCTGGTGTGGGTAAAAGAGCCAGAGGTGCACCGCAAGGCTGACAGCATTGCTGGTAAATACGGTGTCTGGATGCAAGACCCAGAAGCTAAAGAACCTTATGGTGCAGAGATGGTATGGCGCATTGATTCCGTAGGGTCTGAAGTGCGTCAACTCTTCGGGTATGAAAACATGGACCAGCTGTCACGTGGCTTCCCCACTAAAGTCCTCCTCTTGCCCGAGTCTATGGAAAGCACAGGTGCCACCATGTACAGAGGCTCCTTGTACTACCAACGGAGGCTCAGCCGCACCCTTCTAAGATACGATCTACTCTCTGAGAGCATTGCTGCCCGCCGTGATCTTCCCCATGCTGGCTTCCATGGTCAATTCCCCTACTCCTGGGGAGGCTACACAGACATTGACCTGGCAATAGATGAGAATGGTCTATGGGCCATTTACAGCACCAACAAAGCCAAGGGAGCTATTGTCATCTCCCAGCTGGACCCTCACAACCTGGAGGTGAAGGGCACCTGGGAGACTAAAATCCGCAAGACATCCGTGGCTAATGCTTTTATGATCTGTGGCAAGCTGTACACTGTTGCTAGTTACACCTCACCAAACACCACCATTAATTACATGTACGACACCGCAACCAGCCAGGGTAAAACAATCTCAGTGCCATTCAAAAACCGCTATCGCTACAACAGCATGGTAGACTACAACCCAACGCAGAGAAAGCTATATGCTTGGGATAACTTTTACATGGTATCTTATAATGTGAGACTAGGCAAGCAAGAGTAA
- the LOC113121141 gene encoding protein PRRC2C-like: MSEKSGQSTKAKDGKTKYATLSLFNTYKGKSLETQKTAVAARHGLQSLGKVAVSRRMPPPANLPSLKAENKGNDPNVSIVPKDGSGWASRQDQPGDERQQETPPPQPKPTVPQTSDAPLGGSRSWANSRQSGQLDGAPRMSSEFHQEFPSLQAAGDVEKSGDQEDEPYGPGPSLRPQNVGSWREGGGRNLNVAPSSSETDGKPSEESGMGRGTPSPSGDSDETGKPSAGEGREKRDARDRLPPTAPQQKLNGGQQTARGMSSPFHAAQFRSMMPPYMFSAYPRGPFPPVQGSFRYPGQQEMSKGPRSGVRPSQPPSQPWLQDPDRPSIVSATELKELDNLDTDADEGWAGAQMEVDYTEKLNFSDDEENHSAKEKGDNWEWMTKVDRMRSRNADVQEAWKEGKEERRDGKSSWAESGDPRAPSPGNIVHYSKTVPPQEQQGQTVGRSVGSGGPRVTKLPTTAPAAGEEESEAWRQKRKKQSELSEAVERARRRREEEERRMEEQRLAACKEKLKQLEEKRRPSTTETTKQITQAHGDHQELTETVPKLPAETPPPQPQPPPSPARQPCPPMQTHERTEPTVEEVPQFVTRQPSPPVHRTAPEPQSKVDTAVTEEVHRQVERHPMRDYFSTEEPRVEEPQSSLSRLDRSLSEDAPLPSQLENEGDTGTAVRPSVTSGYSKQFQKSLPPRFLRQQEQLKQQQWQQQQQQQQQQQQQGGGGPVSPSGGSVPQHRSLYQPLSPHHQHLASMGFDPRWLMMQSYMDPRMMSGRPPIDMPPMHPGRMPPKQLLRREPTDNSSSGSDTFDHLTRPIREHGVPNEPRMVWGSDPYPSTEPLSSSAAIKGREDGKETRLDACLELDRGLSGVYPRDHSPLEPRGKGDFFRNSSETLSAFSHVSEEVPGLLQTDRVPVIPSFEPEEANLSGADEVEAIGQAVLKRSISQGSSHSLKLEEPRFEGLTTVQKNLDYPDTVERPEDKSRKEPFGQGSVINSRSTPPVANDGMNKTDKLILPAPSKQKSEMRWGSRGSGSGRREGTGGERPVRRSGPIKKPVLRDMKEEREQRREKEEKHERGERPKKEVAAPKGAASSTVEASDGPKPSGDEKKVVVEPEVGVSTAGTKSRDLQAAVCPTATTVAEDKPDKPLSNDKRPEPKLPSRKDSNLPPRAYRRDERERDRERERDRERDQDRDRERDRDVERERDWPSDFKARGRGEYYSRGRSYRGSYGGRGRGSRGRSRGDYLYREPRSRSDLPLSATGTASFHGREESETRSESSDFEVLPKRRRRRGSDTDSESEGRESASDTGASDREPSSKPSRPLRRELPESRSSKSASGFATGNLSEKPGPRDEDGRPKPGFLLKGEATRRGKGGLHSRRGGGRERGGHRSAPFRRPPVKESSQWPSKPMETFRPEEAETSRTDSIPSERRHTKYDNKKIGEGGQSFRERPRRPRAARPPRQDKPPRFRRLKEREAAVFAGEATPGVPVPTSVSPTLSKAPGALVALSERVANTSTAPSLTSDVTPPELPVTETVDPEMGATTVVAAGSKSPDLSNQNSSDQANEEWETASESSDFNERREREDKKQLEAAMTAITTTSSSVPIQISGGQNKSPTESAAISKREMASAAKRSFSSQRPVDRQNRRGNNGPKTGRGYPAGKSERRGGSGAKSGRRGAASQNAETTQASTGQKTGKESAPSRRKEEGKQAVKKPKEKENALSQFDLNNYASVVIIDDHPEVTTLEDPQSNMNDDGFTEVVSRKQQKRLQDEERRKKEEQTAQNWSKKGSGEKGRGGGGSKLPPRFAKKQQQQQGLAAGQQQPSAPAPQTQAVPQQTQPQPAMSVSQHNLPASNQSTSSPQPLEGAVAPLTPTPVDFPAKSQAHNTLGTELWENKVAGSAVVSDVKTLGPISPPQPPSVSAWNKPLTSFTGTVTPEGVKAGTEGGVDLGMDSIQFGAPSSAGSTDSDGLPALLEKTSDNKLPEPKEQRQKQPRAGPVKPQKLPDIPPPEHKEYKPGPIGKERSLKNRKAAKDVRQSDGEGLDKNGSRGSRDRDSSSPAKDKVPELGGDIEGMITAPSAEYSSSTKESVTDYTIPSSSLADNVPTAGTKMEESLVTPVALPHPLPIQRREALQQSSSLATVSPATVDLTLKMESARKAWENSPSLVEKSSPVTSSASPITSGGGAGSSSFSSFSSASVPQIPVASVTPSTSLSGSATYTTSSLSTKSTSASDPPNICKVKPQQLQSSGMSSTNFSQLGCVPSLLPQQQQQQTQQVFVSQSAAGSAAQIPAFYMDTSHLFSTPHPRLAPPSIAQQQGFQPGLSQPTAVQQIPIPIYAPLQGQHQHQAQLSLNAGPPVSQPQDLFSSSMQPYRSQQAFMQNSLSQTSPMMLSGTPLHSYPGVQPPELGKPQSNLAFQQTSNTQHIPILFEPQLNQPSGMGGSQLIDTHLLQRQGMSQHSNLFSGQVQQQSSYYSSTQSPSSALHHMTVSMPGSQLSLPNFGSGGGQPLLALPQSLPPTPPQAPPPSLNRQAPSNPPYRGLIGQNTHSMMQHSNKMCEMDLKLFTGGMDMKPGTPPVSARSTTPTSSPYRASSTSPSSQSGKMNSMLYPKQFQSGTTGMRIAQHFPGQFNPQMLSQANMVSPLVRPPHVNSFPGGVQRSPMGPPMSPNLSGGLMPYPRPQHPPRGPSGPSLAPRGTQAALKAEQDLKAKQRAEVLQSTHKFFSEQQQLKAPVSKPTRIEGAGKPTDNITSNHQGVPSDRAESDKPAPLATTKPIRTGPIKPQAIKPEESK; encoded by the exons ATGTCCGAGAAGTCAGGGCAGAGCACCAAGGCAAAGGATGGCAAGACCAAGTATGCAACCCTTAGCCTCTTCAACACGTACAAGGGCAAGTCTCTGGAGACCCAGAAAACTGCAG TTGCTGCCAGACATGGGCTCCAAAGTTTGGGCAAAGTTGCGGTCAGTCGACGCATGCCCCCTCCAGCTAACCTGCCCAGCTTAAAAGCTGAGAACAAAGGCAACGATCCCAATGTTAGCATTGTACCTAAGGATGGCAGTGGATGGGCCTCCAGACAAGATCAACCAGGAGATGAACG gCAACAAGAGACACCTCCACCACAGCCTAAGCCAACTGTGCCCCAGACCTCTGATGCCCCTCTGGGAGGCAGCCGCTCCTGGGCCAACAGCAGACAGTCTGGGCAGCTGGACG GAGCTCCTCGGATGAGCAGTGAGTTCCATCAGGAGTTTCCGAGTCTGCAGGCGGCGGGTGATGTGGAGAAATCAGGCGATCAGGAAGATGAACCCTATGGGCCAGGCCCCAGCCTCAGGCCTCAGA ATGTGGGTAGCTGGCGGGAAGGTGGAGGCAGGAACTTAAACGTTGCTCCCAGTTCTTCAGAGACTGATGGTAAGCCCTCTGAGGAATCAGGCATGGGTCGAGGCACACCATCTCCCTCTGGGGACTCCGATGAGACAGGGAAACCCTCTGCTGGGGAGGGCAGAGAAAAGAGAGATGCCAGAGACAGGCTCCCACCTACTGCCCCTCAGCAGAAACTTAATGGTGGCCAGCAAACCGCAAGAGGAATGTCATCTCCGTTCCATGCTGCCCAGTTCAGGAGCATGATGCCACCATAT ATGTTCAGTGCTTATCCTCGAGGGCCCTTTCCTCCTGTACAAGGCAGCTTTAGGTACCCTGGACAACAGGAGATGTCTAA GGGTCCACGGTCTGGTGTAAgaccctcccagcctccctcgcAGCCATGGCTGCAGGATCCAGACAGGCCATCAATTGTTAGTGCCACTGAACTAAAAGAGCTAGACAATCTGGACACTGATGCTGATGAGGGTTGGGCAG GTGCTCAAATGGAAGTTGACTATACTGAGAAACTGAACTTTAGTGATGATGAGGAGAACCATTCGGCTAAGGAGAAAGGCGATAACTG GGAGTGGATGACTAAAGTTGATCGCATGCGGTCAAGAAACGCTGATGTTCAGGAGGCATGGAAGGAAGGAAAAGAGGAGAGGCGTGATGGCAAGAGCTCATGGGCTGAAAGTGGAGACCCCAGGGCTCCCTCCCCTGGCAATATTGTCCATTATAGCAAGACGGTTCCTCCACAAGAACAACAG ggCCAAACTGTTGGACGTTCTGTGGGAAGTGGTGGTCCCCGTGTTACAAAGCTACCCACAACAGCACCCGCCGCTGGTGAAGAGGAATCTGAAGCATGGCGACAGAAACGGAAGAAGCAGTCAGAGCTCTCGGAAGCAGTAGAACGTGCTCGCAGACGGCGTGAAGAGGAGGAACGGCGCATGGAAGAACAGAGACTTGCTGCATGCAAAGAGAAACTCAAACAACTGGAGGAGAAACGACGACCTTCAACTACAGAAACTACTAAACAAATCACGCAAGCTCATGGTGATCACCAGGAATTGACCGAAACTGTGCCTAAACTACCTGCTGAAACCCCTCCCCCTCAGCCTCAACCACCACCTTCCCCTGCACGGCAACCCTGCCCTCCCATGCAAACCCATGAAAGGACAGAGCCCACTGTGGAGGAGGTGCCACAGTTTGTTACCCGACAACCTAGCCCTCCTGTCCATAGGACTGCCCCAGAACCCCAAAGCAAGGTTGATACTGCTGTAACTGAGGAGGTGCATAGACAAGTGGAGAGACACCCAATGAGAGACTACTTCAGTACTGAAGAGCCCAGAG ttgaggAGCCTCAGTCGTCGTTATCCAGACTGGATCGTTCTCTTAGTGAAGATGCACCTCTTCCGTCTCAACTGGAAAATGAGGGAGACACTGGGACTGCTGTTCGCCCTTCTGTCACCTCTGGATACTCAAAACAGTTCCAGAAGTCTTTACCACCAAGGTTCCTTAGACAACAG GAACAGCTTAAACAACAacagtggcagcagcagcagcaacaacaacaacagcagcagcagcagggtgGAGGGGGTCCAGTCTCTCCCTCAGGCGGTTCAGTTCCTCAGCACAGATCCTTATACCAACCTCTTAGCCCCCACCACCAACACCTTGCTTCAATGGGCTTTGACCCACGCTGGCTAATGATGCAATCTTACATGGATCCTCGCATGATGTCTGGGCGGCCACCAATAGATATGCCTCCTATGCACCCCG GGAGAATGCCTCCTAAGCAACTGTTACGACGAGAGCCAACAGACAACAGCAGCTCTGGATCAGACACTTTTGATCATCTGACCCGACCAATCAGAGAACACGGAGTTCCCAATGAACCTCGAATGGTCTGGGGTTCTGACCCATATCCATCAACAGAGCCCCTGTCCTCTTCTGCAGCCATAAAAGGGCGTGAAGATGGCAAGGAGACAAG ATTGGATGCTTGTCTGGAGCTGGATAGAGGTCTATCAGGTGTCTATCCTCGGGACCATAGCCCACTAGAGCCCAGGGGCAAAGGCGACTTCTTCAGGAATTCTTCTGAAACCTTGTCTGCGTTTAGTCATGTTTCGGAAGAGGTTCCAGGTCTCCTACAGACTGACAGAGTACCAGTCATCCCTTCTTTTGAACCCGAGGAGGCTAACCTCTCTGGTGCAGATGAGGTTGAAGCCATTGGACAGGCTGTATTGAAACGAAGCATCTCGCAAGGCTCCAGTCACTCTCTGAAACTGGAAGAGCCCAGATTTGAAGGACTTACCACAGTACAGAAAAACCTGGACTACCCTGATACCGTTGAAAGACCAGAGGACAAGTCCAGAAAGGAGCCATTTGGACAAGGGTCTGTAATCAACAGCCGTTCCACGCCACCTGTAGCTAATGATGGCATGAACAAAACCGACAAGCTTATTTTACCTGCACCCAGCAAACAGAAGTCAGAGATGCGCTGGGGATCCCGTGGATCTGGATCTGGAAGGAGAGAGGGTACCGGAGGGGAGCGGCCAGTGAGGAGATCTGGACCTATTAAGAAACCTGTGCTGCGAGACATGAAGGAAGAGAGGGAacagagaagagagaaagaagaaaagcacGAACGAGGGGAGCGACCCAAAAAAGAAGTAGCTGCTCCCAAAGGTGCTGCTTCATCCACTGTAGAAGCATCTGATGGACCGAAGCCCTCTGGTGATGAGAAGAAAGTCGTGGTAGAACCTGAAGTCGGAGTATCAACTGCTGGAACGAAGTCCAGAGATCTGCAGGCAGCTGTATGCCCTACAGCCACAACTGTTGCTGAGGATAAACCAGACAAACCTCTATCTAATGACAAACGTCCTGAACCCAAATTACCATCTCGCAAAGACTCCAACCTCCCTCCCAGAGCTTACCGTAGAGATGAGAGGGAGCGAGACAGAGAACGGGAGCGAGACAGAGAACGAGACCAAGATCGAGACCGAGAGAGGGACAGAGATGTGGAACGAGAGAGGGACTGGCCTTCTGATTTTAAAGCCCGTGGTCGGGGAGAGTACTATTCCCGTGGCCGGAGTTACAGAGGCAGCTATGGTGGGAGGGGCAGAGGTAGTCGTGGTCGGAGTCGAGGTGACTACCTTTACAGAGAGCCACGGTCACGCTCAGACTTGCCATTAAGTGCCACAGGAACAGCTAGTTTCCATGGCAGAGAGGAGAGTGAAACCCGTAGCGAGAGCTCAGATTTTGAAGTCTTGCCCAAGCGCAGACGCAGACGAGGCTCGGACACAGACTCTGAAAGTGAAGGCAGAGAATCTGCCAGTGACACCGGAGCATCAGATCGTGAGCCCAGCTCCAAACCGAGCAGGCCGCTTCGTCGCGAGCTGCCGGAATCTCGCTCCTCTAAATCAGCCTCTGGATTTGCAACTGGAAATCTTTCAGAAAAACCTGGGCCTCGAGATGAGGATGGGCGACCTAAACCGGGTTTTCTTTTAAAGGGTGAGGCCACACGGCGAGGCAAGGGAGGCTTGCACAGCAGACGAGGTGGTGGCAGGGAACGAGGTGGCCACAGATCTGCTCCTTTCCGACGGCCCCCAGTTAAAGAGTCCTCACAGTGGCCCTCGAAGCCCATGGAGACCTTTCGGCCAGAGGAAGCAGAGACCTCACGCACTGATAGCATCCCCTCTGAAAGACGGCACACCAAATATGACAACAAGAAAATTGGAGAGGGTGGACAAAGCTTTCGGGAGAGGCCCCGGAGACCAAGGGCAGCCCGTCCTCCCAGACAGGACAAGCCTCCACGGTTTCGGAGGCTTAAAGAACGTGAGGCTGCAGTGTTTGCTGGAGAGGCTACTCCTGGTGTGCCAGTACCTACATCGGTCTCCCCAACACTGTCTAAAGCTCCTGGAGCACTGGTCGCTTTGTCAGAAAGAGTGGCTAATACCAGTACAGCTCCTTCTCTCACTTCTGACGTCACTCCTCCTGAACTTCCTGTCACAGAGACTGTTGATCCTGAAATGGGAGCCACCACTGTAGTTGCTGCTGGCAGCAAATCACCTGACTTGTCCAATCAGAACTCTTCTGACCAGGCCAATGAGGAGTGGGAGACGGCCTCTGAGAGTAGCGACTTCAATGAAAGGAGAGAGCGGGAGGACAAGAAGCAGCTTGAAGCAGCCATGACTGCCATCACTACTACTTCCTCCTCTGTGCCCATACAGATCTCTGGGGGCCAGAACAAATCACCCACAGAAAGTGCGGCAATCTCAAAACGGGAGATGGCCTCGGCAGCCAAGAGGAGCTTCTCTAGCCAGCGGCCTGTGGATCGGCAGAACCGAAGAGGAAATAATGGGCCTAAAACAGGTCGAGGGTACCCTGCAGGCAAGAGCGAAAGAAGGGGAGGATCTGGAGCCAAATCAGGACGGAGGGG TGCTGCTTCTCAAAATGCAGAGACCACTCAGGCCAGTACAGGTCAGAAAACTGGGAAAGAATCTGCTCCCAGCCGCCGGAAAGAGGAAGGGAAGCAAGCTGTCAAAAAacccaaagagaaagaaaatgcttTGTCTCAGTTCGATCTCAACAATTATGCCa GTGTAGTGATCATTGACGACCACCCAGAGGTCACAACACTGGAGGACCCTCAGTCTAACATGAATGATGACGGGTTTACAGAGGTTGTTTCACGGAAACAGCAGAAACGTTTGCAGGATGAGGAAAGAAGGAAGAAAGAAGAGCAGACTGCACAG AATTGGAGTAAAAAAGGCTCTGGAGAGAAGGGCAGGGGAGGTGGTGGTTCTAAACTCCCTCCGCGATTTGCCAaaaagcagcaacagcagcaaggATTGGCAGCAGGACAGCAGCAGCCATCAGCTCCAGCTCCACAGACCCAGGCTGTCCCTCAGCAGACTCAACCACAGCCGGCTATGTCTGTGTCGCAGCACAACCTTCCTGCCTCCAACCAGAGCACTAGCTCACCCCAGCCTCTTGAGGGCGCTGTGGCTCCTCTGACCCCCACACCTGTAGACTTCCCTGCCAAGAGTCAGGCACACAACACCCTGGGTACAGAACTGTGGGAGAACAAGGTGGCTGGCTCCGCTGTTGTCTCTGATGTCAAGACAC TTGGACCTATCAGCCCTCCCCAGCCTCCTTCTGTCAGTGCCTGGAACAAACCCCTCACTTCATTTACTGGGACCGTTACACCTGAG GGTGTGAAAGCGGGAACAGAAGGTGGGGTTGATCTGGGCATGGATAGCATCCAGTTTGGTGCCCCTTCTTCAGCAGGAAGCACTGACAGTGACGGATTGCCCGCCCTGCTAGAGAAAACCTCTGATAATAAACTACCCGAACCCAAAGAGCAAAGACAAAAACAGCCTCGTGCTGGACCTGTCAAACCTCAGAAG TTACCTGACATCCCCCCTCCAGAGCACAAGGAATATAAACCTGGTCCCATTGGTAAAGAGCGTTCGCTCAAGAACCGGAAAGCTGCCAAAGATGTGCGTCAGTCCGATGGAGAGGGCCTGGATAAAAATGGAAGTAGAGGCAGCCGAGACAGAGACTCCAGCTCACCCGCTAAAGACAAAGTTCCTGAGCTGGGAGGAGACATTGAGGGCATGATCACTGCTCCATCAGCAGAATACTCCAGCAGCACTAAG GAATCGGTGACTGACTACACGATCCCATCTTCCTCGTTAGCAGACAATGTCCCCACTGCAGGGACCAAGATGGAGGAGAGCCTTGTGACACCT GTGGCGCTCCCGCACCCGTTGCCTATTCAGCGAAGAGAAGCCCTGCAGCAGAGCTCCAGCCTTGCCACTGTCTCTCCTGCTACTGTTGACCTTACACTTAAA ATGGAATCTGCGCGCAAGGCTTGGGAGAACTCACCTAGTCTTGTGGAAAAGAGCTCTCCTGTCACCTCCTCTGCTTCCCCAATCACCAGTGGAGGAGGAGCAGGCAGTTCCTCCTTCAGTTCCTTCTCCAGTGCTTCAGTGCCTCAGATACCTGTGGCCTCGGTCACCCCCAGCACCTCACTGTCCG GATCTGCAACCTACACAACGTCCTCTCTCAGCACGAAGAGCACATCAGCTTCGGACCCTCCCAACATCTGTAAGGTAAAGCCCCAGCAGCTGCAGAGTTCAGGAATGTCCAGCACTAACTTCTCCCAGCTGGGCTGCGTGCCTTCTCTGTTaccacaacagcagcagcaacagaccCAACAGGTGTTTGTATCCCAGTCTGCAGCag GTTCTGCGGCCCAAATCCCGGCCTTCTACATGGACACCAGCCACTTGTTCAGTACGCCCCATCCTCGCTTGGCTCCTCCCTCTATAGCCCAGCAGCAAGGCTTTCAGCCCGGACTCTCACAG CCTACAGCAGTGCAGCAGATCCCCATCCCTATTTACGCTCCTCTGCAAGGGCAGCACCAGCACCAGGCCCAGCTGAGCCTCAACGCTGGACCTCCGGTGTCTCAACCTCAAGACCTCTTCAGCTCCTCCATGCAGCCCTACAG GTCTCAGCAAGCATTCATGCAGAACAGCCTCTCCCAGACGTCTCCTATGATGCTGTCTGGGACGCCACTGCACAGTTACCCTGGAGTGCAGCCCCCAGAATTGGGCAAGCCTCAATCCAACCTGGCCTTCCAGCAGACTTCAAACACCCAACACATCCCCATCCTGTttgagccccagctgaatcaGCCCTCTGGCATGGGAGGATCACAGCTTATAGACACGCATCTACTGCAG CGTCAGGGAATGAGTCAGCACTCAAACCTGTTCTCTGGACAAGTCCAGCAGCAGAGCAGCTACTACAGCTCAACACAAAGTCCCAGTTCTGCCCTACATCACATGACGGTTTCCATGCCAGGTTCACAGTTGTCTTTGCCCAATTTCGGCTCTGGTGGTGGTCAGCCACTCTTGGCTTTGCCTCAGTCCTTACCTCCGACCCCTCCACAAGCCCCGCCCCCCAGCCTCAACCGCCAGGCCCCCAGCAATCCGCCCTATCGTGGCCTTATTGGCCAGAATACACACAGTATGATGCAGCATTCCAATAAG ATGTGTGAGATGGATCTGAAGCTCTTCACTGGTGGAATGGATATGAAGCCTGGAACTCCACCTGTCAGCGCCAGAAGCACTACACCCACTTCTAGCCCTTAtag GGCAAGCTCCACAAGCCCCAGTAGTCAGTCTGGCAAGATGAACAGCATGCTGTATCCCAAACAGTTCCAGTCGGGCACCACAGGAATGCGCATTGCCCAGCACTTCCCAGGACAGTTCAACCCACAG ATGTTGTCTCAGGCTAACATGGTGTCTCCATTGGTGCGTCCACCCCATGTAAACTCCTTTCCTGGAGGGGTGCAGCGTTCACCAATGGGTCCACCTATGTCCCCTAATTTGAGTGGGGGTCTGATGCCCTATCCCAGACCCCAGCATCCTCCACGTGGACCTTCTGGTCCCTCATTGGCACCACGTGGCACACAGGCTGCCCTGAAAGCAGAACAGGACCTTAAG gcTAAGCAAAGAGCTGAGGTGTTACAGTCCACCCACAAGTTCTTCTCTGAGCAACAGCAGCTCAAGGCTCCAGTCAGCAAGCCGACCCGCATAGAAGGAGCAGGCAAACCCACCGACAACATCACTTCAAATCACCAGGGGGTGCCATCTGACCGCGCAGAGTCTGACAAACCTGCACCTCTAGCAACAACCAAACCCATCCGGACGGGTCCCATCAAACCACAGGCCATCAAACCAGAAGAGAGCAAATAG